A genomic stretch from Mycobacterium cookii includes:
- a CDS encoding type II toxin-antitoxin system Rv0910 family toxin, with product MARVDVSTTSDLSPEAAWKLASDLGRFGDWMTIFGGWRSNVPATIDKGTRVSSLIKVKGFRNVIHWEVTQYDEPDAIELSGRGRGGVRITVAMGVTDNEPGSTFDLTADLSGGVLGGPVGKLVARIIKSDVRKSVCNLAALE from the coding sequence GTGGCACGAGTGGATGTCTCGACGACGTCGGATCTTTCGCCGGAGGCGGCGTGGAAGCTGGCGTCGGATCTGGGGCGATTCGGCGACTGGATGACGATTTTCGGCGGCTGGCGCAGCAACGTGCCCGCGACGATTGACAAGGGCACCCGCGTCTCGTCGCTCATCAAGGTCAAGGGATTCCGGAACGTCATCCACTGGGAAGTGACCCAATACGACGAACCCGACGCGATCGAACTGAGCGGTCGCGGGCGCGGCGGGGTTCGCATCACTGTCGCCATGGGGGTCACCGACAACGAGCCCGGCTCGACGTTCGACTTGACCGCCGATCTGAGTGGTGGCGTGCTCGGAGGGCCGGTGGGAAAGCTCGTAGCCCGAATCATCAAATCGGATGTACGTAAATCGGTGTGCAATCTGGCCGCCTTGGAATGA